The following are encoded in a window of Telmatobacter sp. DSM 110680 genomic DNA:
- a CDS encoding ABC transporter permease, whose translation MSLVRDLQFSLRQLRKSKIFTTVAVITLALGIGCNTAIFSVFYSVLLRPLPFPDPNRIMIVSERATQFPILSVSWQNLRDWEAQSTSFEEFGAARVFTSALTGSGEPEQIPSQMISGNLLHLLGVNVIAGRSIQAADDQPASAAVALLGYGLWQRKYGGSQDVIGHAINLDNQSYTVIGILPKGYELLQQTPDVVLAMGPWSSKLPDDRSWHPGIIAIARLKQGISLSQSRAEMSTIAKRLLEKYPADNIALDAVVNPMHEQLVSQAKPALVTLLGAVIFVLLIACGNIANLMLTRATARRREISIRISLGASDWQIIKQLVIEGLLLSLMGAIAGVGLAYALMPSLIHLGGTSLPPGTDVRIDVHVLLFTAILSICAGVFFGVAPAGHVRLTDLRSILNETERGAVGKQAKILRNTLVVSEISLALLLLMGAGLFVRSLNRLAAVSLGFSDDHILVADLPVPPTGSAPADAHRNMDFYENALKQLHSLPGVRSVAASSFLPVSGQGSVIHFNIQGHPPRNASEYIMANYRTVSSEYFQALRIPLLQGRWIEDEDREKMPPVVMINRAMATTYFGDQSPLGKKMQIGATPDNEVPWMMVVGVVGNIKQTLVSDMPTEMYVPYRQANEVLPVRNMSFVMRTEVDPRTLIPELRNTIHEINPNQPVVRIRTMEENVAQNFAQPRFRTLLLVVFAGIALLIAAVGVYGVMAYAAVQRSGEMAIRMALGCSVEQIFMLVVRDGLRLTLIGAGIGTFLGLALGRWLKSLLFGVSSADALTLAGAIAVVVVAGMAATIIPARRTSRVDVATMMREN comes from the coding sequence TTGAGCTTGGTCAGAGACCTGCAGTTCTCATTGCGCCAACTGCGCAAGAGCAAGATCTTCACCACAGTAGCGGTGATCACGCTCGCGTTGGGCATCGGATGCAACACGGCAATTTTTAGCGTGTTTTACAGCGTTCTCCTTCGCCCACTGCCTTTTCCCGATCCTAACCGGATAATGATCGTCTCAGAACGTGCCACCCAGTTCCCCATACTCTCGGTGTCCTGGCAGAACCTTAGAGATTGGGAGGCGCAGAGCACATCGTTCGAGGAGTTCGGAGCTGCGCGCGTCTTCACATCTGCACTAACTGGCAGTGGCGAGCCCGAACAGATTCCCAGCCAAATGATCAGTGGGAATCTCCTGCATCTGCTCGGTGTCAACGTTATCGCCGGTCGCTCGATTCAAGCAGCCGACGATCAGCCTGCTTCCGCGGCGGTTGCCCTGCTTGGATATGGACTCTGGCAGCGCAAGTATGGCGGCTCGCAGGACGTTATCGGTCACGCGATCAACCTGGACAATCAGAGCTATACCGTAATCGGCATCCTGCCAAAGGGATATGAATTACTGCAGCAGACGCCGGACGTTGTGCTCGCCATGGGGCCATGGTCCAGTAAATTGCCCGACGATCGCTCGTGGCATCCGGGCATTATCGCCATAGCGCGCTTGAAGCAGGGAATTTCGCTCAGCCAGTCGCGCGCAGAAATGAGTACGATCGCCAAACGGTTGCTGGAGAAATACCCGGCAGACAACATCGCGCTCGATGCGGTCGTCAATCCGATGCATGAGCAGTTAGTGAGTCAGGCAAAGCCGGCACTCGTGACTCTACTCGGCGCCGTGATCTTTGTGCTGCTGATCGCTTGCGGAAACATCGCAAATCTGATGCTGACTCGAGCGACCGCTCGCCGGCGCGAGATCTCGATCCGCATTTCGCTTGGGGCCTCAGACTGGCAGATTATCAAGCAACTGGTCATAGAAGGTTTGCTCCTGTCGTTAATGGGGGCGATCGCCGGAGTTGGGTTAGCCTATGCGCTCATGCCGTCACTGATCCACTTAGGGGGGACGTCGTTGCCGCCGGGAACGGATGTCCGCATCGATGTGCACGTACTGCTGTTTACGGCGATTCTATCGATCTGCGCAGGCGTTTTTTTCGGAGTCGCTCCGGCCGGGCACGTTCGCCTCACAGACTTGCGCTCGATTCTGAATGAGACTGAGCGCGGTGCCGTCGGCAAGCAGGCAAAGATTCTACGCAATACGCTGGTGGTGTCGGAGATTTCACTGGCTCTCCTGCTGCTGATGGGCGCTGGTTTGTTTGTGCGCAGCCTTAATCGGCTCGCTGCAGTGAGCCTCGGTTTCTCTGACGATCACATCCTGGTCGCGGATCTGCCGGTGCCGCCCACAGGCTCCGCCCCGGCTGACGCTCATCGGAATATGGATTTTTACGAAAACGCGCTAAAACAGTTGCACTCCCTTCCCGGCGTGCGATCGGTTGCCGCATCATCCTTCTTGCCGGTGAGCGGACAAGGATCGGTGATCCACTTCAACATCCAGGGACATCCGCCGCGCAACGCCTCGGAGTACATCATGGCGAATTATCGAACCGTGAGCTCCGAGTATTTCCAGGCGCTGCGCATTCCGCTGCTTCAAGGGCGCTGGATCGAAGACGAAGACCGCGAGAAGATGCCGCCGGTCGTGATGATCAACCGGGCGATGGCGACAACCTATTTCGGGGACCAATCGCCGCTTGGCAAAAAAATGCAGATCGGCGCTACACCGGATAACGAAGTTCCATGGATGATGGTGGTGGGAGTGGTTGGCAACATCAAGCAGACCCTGGTTTCCGACATGCCGACCGAGATGTACGTACCCTATCGGCAAGCTAACGAGGTACTGCCGGTGCGCAACATGTCATTCGTGATGCGAACCGAAGTGGATCCGCGCACACTAATCCCTGAACTTCGAAACACGATTCATGAAATCAACCCCAATCAGCCCGTGGTGCGCATCCGCACGATGGAAGAGAACGTGGCGCAGAACTTCGCGCAGCCGCGGTTCCGCACTTTGCTGCTTGTGGTATTCGCGGGCATCGCTCTGCTGATCGCGGCCGTGGGAGTGTACGGCGTGATGGCATACGCTGCGGTGCAACGCTCCGGAGAAATGGCGATCCGTATGGCGCTCGGCTGCAGCGTGGAACAAATCTTTATGCTCGTTGTTCGTGACGGGCTGCGACTCACACTCATCGGCGCCGGGATCGGAACATTTCTCGGCCTCGCACTCGGCCGCTGGCTGAAGTCATTGCTATTCGGCGTTTCGTCTGCCGACGCATTGACGCTAGCGGGTGCAATCGCAGTGGTAGTTGTGGCCGGCATGGCGGCAACCATCATTCCCGCGCGAAGAACTTCGCGGGTGGACGTCGCGACAATGATGCGGGAGAACTAA
- a CDS encoding GlsB/YeaQ/YmgE family stress response membrane protein codes for MGHGLIAWIIIGVIAGWLTGKLMKGSGFGFFMDMIVGLVGALVGGFISSHLGFGGVGQHGLIISIVIAVIGAVILTVILRLISGNRGANL; via the coding sequence ATGGGTCATGGATTGATTGCATGGATCATCATTGGCGTGATCGCTGGATGGCTGACCGGAAAGCTCATGAAGGGGTCAGGGTTCGGCTTTTTCATGGACATGATCGTTGGACTGGTGGGTGCACTGGTCGGCGGGTTTATCTCAAGCCATCTAGGATTCGGCGGAGTTGGACAGCATGGCTTGATCATCAGCATCGTTATCGCGGTCATTGGAGCGGTCATTCTGACTGTGATCCTGAGACTGATTTCCGGCAATCGGGGCGCTAACCTCTAG